A part of Rattus rattus isolate New Zealand chromosome 6, Rrattus_CSIRO_v1, whole genome shotgun sequence genomic DNA contains:
- the Gcc1 gene encoding GRIP and coiled-coil domain-containing protein 1 has translation MEKFGMNFGGGPSKKDLLETIETQKKQLLQYQARLKDVVRAYKSLLKEKEALEASIKVLSVSHEADAGLSGVQPPGLTFPDSVDDRCSTHSEDSTGTATSLDTAASLTSVKGEFGVEDDRVARGPLPPKSEEASGSESGVSSSSGDGPSAGSEIDKRVHQLKTQLATLTSSLATVTQEKSRMEASYLADKKKMKQDLEDANKKAEEERGRLEGDLKGLQEQIAETKARLITQQHDRAQEQSDHALMLRELQKLLQEERTQRQDLELRLEETREALAGRAYAADQLEGFELQTKQLTREVEELKGELQAIREEKNRPDPRLQELQQEAARLKSHFQAQLQQEMRKTALAEDQLRQQSQVEEQRVAALENQISEVSELLGTYEKAKQKDQLAIQKLKDRILQLDLENKTLALAASSRSSLDIHGDESSLDINVLKDKMEKLKRLLQVAARKSQVTLDVEKLCDPDIMANSEAADGEKATALYYQQELKQLKEEFERYKMRAQVVLKSKNTKDGNLGKELEAAQEQLAELKDKYISLRLSCEELESQHQQEAEDWKQELARLQQLHQQELERSQLDFRDRTLKLEEELHKQQDRALAVLAEKDLELEQLRSVALSSGLPGRRSPVGGVGGGGLGDPADPASSDSLTQALQLAAANEPTFFLYAEQLARKEVEITSLRKQKHRLEVEAHQLQERLLEEGERHREEVGALQSHIEKNIRDQSREGANLEYLKNIIYRFLTLPDSLGRQQTLTAILTILHFSPEEKQVLMRLPSGGSWWPSGKR, from the exons ATGGAGAAGTTTGGGATGAATTTCGGGGGCGGCCCAAGCAAGAAAGATCTCTTAGAGACcatagagacacagaaaaagcagCTTCTCCAGTACCAGGCAAGGCTCAAGGATGTGGTTCGCGCCTATAAAAGCctgctgaaggagaaagaagcccTGGAGGCCAGCATCAAAGTACTGTCGGTATCCCACGAGGCAGATGCAGGCCTCTCAGGTGTGCAGCCTCCGGGTCTCACGTTTCCTGATTCTGTGGATGACCGGTGCTCCACTCACAGTGAGGATAGCACCGGAACTGCCACGAGCTTGGATACCGCAGCCAGTCTTACAAGTGTCAAGGGTGAATTTGGGGTTGAAGATGACAGAGTGGCCCGTGGACCACTTCCTCCAAAGTCTGAAGAGGCCAGTGGGTCAGAGAGTGGCGTTAGCAGTAGCAGTGGGGATGGGCCATCTGCGGGTAGTGAGATAGACAAAAGAGTGCATCAGCTGAAGACTCAATTGGCCACTTTGACTAGCTCCTTGGCTACAGTCACTCAGGAAAAGTCCCGAATGGAAGCGTCTTACCTGGCGGATAAGAAGAAGATGAAGCAGGACTTAGAAGATGCCAAtaaaaaggcagaggaagagcgGGGCCGCCTGGAGGGAGACTTGAAGGGGCTGCAAGAGCAGATAGCAGAAACCAAAGCCCGACTTATTACACAGCAGCACGATCGCGCCCAGGAGCAGAGTGACCATGCCTTGATGCTGCGGGAgctacagaagcttttgcaggaGGAGAGGACCCAACGCCAGGACCTGGAACTTCGGCTGGAAGAGACCAGAGAAGCCTTAGCAGGGCGGGCGTATGCAGCTGATCAGCTAGAAGGGTTTGAACTGCAGACCAAGCAGCTGACCCGTGAGGTAGAGGAGCTGAAAGGTGAGCTGCAAGCCATTCGAGAGGAGAAGAACCGACCAGATCCCCGGCTGCAGGAGCTTCAGCAGGAGGCTGCCCGTCTTAAAAGCCATTTCCAGGCCCAATTGCAGCAAGAAATGAGGAAG AcagcccttgcagaggaccagctTCGCCAGCAGTCTCAGGTAGAGGAGCAAAGGGTAGCAGCCCTGGAGAACCAGATCTCTGAGGTGTCTGAACTGCTGGGCACCTATGAGAAAGCCAAGCAGAAAGACCAGCTGGCCATCCAGAAGTTGAAGGATCGAATTTTACAGTTAGACTTGGAGAACAAGACACTGGCCCTTGCAGCCTCCAGCCGGTCTTCTCTTGACATCCATGGAGACGAATCCAGTCTGGATATCAATGTCTTGAAGGACAAGATGGAGAAGCTCAAGAGGCTCCTGCAGGTTGCAGCTAGGAAAAGCCAGGTGACCCTGGATGTAGAGAAGCTCTGTGACCCTGATATAATGGCCAACTCTGAGGCTGCGGATGGGGAGAAGGCTACTGCGCTTTACTACCAACAGGAgctgaagcagctgaaggaagAGTTTGAGCGGTACAAGATGAGAGCCCAGGTGGTGCTCAAAAGCAAGAACACCAAAGATGGGAACCTGGGGAAGGAGCTCGAGGCCGCACAAGAGCAGCTTGCGGAGTTGAAGGACAAGTATATCTCCCTGCGGCTGTCCTGTGAGGAGCTTGAAAGCCAGCAccagcaggaggctgaggactggaagcaggagctggccCGGCTGCAGCAGCTCCATCAGCAGGAACTGGAGCGCAGCCAGCTGGACTTCAGGGACCGTACGCTGAAACTGGAGGAGGAGCTACATAAGCAGCAGGACCGGGCCCTGGCCGTACTCGCAGAGAAGGACTTGGAGTTGGAGCAGCTTCGTTCTGTGGCCTTATCCTCGGGGTTGCCAGGACGCAGAAGCCCTGTGGGAGGAGTGGGTGGTGGAGGTCTTGGGGACCCGGCCGACCCAGCTTCCTCGGATAGCTTGACCCAAGCCTTGCAGCTCGCTGCAGCCAACGAGCCCACCTTCTTCCTTTATGCTGAGCAGTTGGCCCGAAAGGAGGTGGAGATCACATCTCTGAGGAAGCAGAAACACAGGCTGGAGGTAGAGGCCCATCAGCTGCAGGAGAGGCTGCTGGAGGAGGGCGAGCGGCATCGAGAGGAGGTTGGAGCCCTTCAGAGCCACATCGAAAAGAACATCAGGGACCAGAGCAGGGAGGGAGCCAACCTGGAGTATCTCAAAAACATCATCTACCGCTTCCTGACCTTGCCAGACAGCCTGGGCCGCCAGCAGACCCTCACGGCCATCCTCACCATCTTGCACTTCAGTCCTGAGGAGAAACAAGTACTAATGAGGCTCCCAAGTGGTGGGAGCTGGTGGCCTTCTGGCAAGAGATGA